The proteins below are encoded in one region of Streptomyces sp. NBC_00490:
- a CDS encoding MerR family transcriptional regulator: MYPSLTPPRQVKIGDAAAFAGITPRAIRHYHEIGLLPEPERGGDGRRRYGYDDMSRLLWIRKMADAGISLDDMRAAFGEAGGEALDQAPDIESVLSRLEESLAAQEAAIKRRRAAVQRLQAVGSPLGLLSELVTDRLSHLPPGALRPCDLDALLVTERIFGPLGAAIQAGTFIVLATHPDLRAEEDRLEAAEAALDDGVDPDDPRVEELAVQRCAHQMALNQAIEAAGLDAAEEKIFEIYDADLKGEEGTEMSAAVAITKMPYDFSPARRRCVELAGRLVGEALADAHPADS, translated from the coding sequence ATGTACCCCTCCCTTACGCCTCCCCGGCAGGTCAAGATCGGTGATGCCGCCGCGTTCGCCGGGATCACCCCACGCGCCATCCGTCACTACCACGAGATCGGTCTGCTGCCGGAGCCCGAGCGCGGCGGGGACGGCCGCCGCCGCTACGGCTATGACGACATGAGCCGCCTGCTGTGGATCCGCAAGATGGCTGATGCCGGTATCAGCCTGGACGACATGCGGGCCGCCTTCGGCGAAGCCGGCGGCGAAGCCCTGGACCAAGCCCCGGATATCGAGTCGGTCCTGAGCAGGCTGGAGGAAAGCTTGGCGGCGCAGGAGGCCGCCATCAAACGTCGGCGCGCGGCCGTCCAGCGCCTGCAGGCGGTGGGCAGCCCGCTGGGGCTGCTCTCCGAACTGGTCACGGACCGGCTCAGCCACCTGCCCCCGGGCGCGTTGCGCCCCTGCGATCTGGACGCCCTGCTGGTCACGGAACGGATCTTCGGGCCGCTGGGCGCCGCCATCCAGGCCGGCACGTTCATCGTGTTGGCCACCCACCCCGACCTGCGGGCCGAGGAGGACCGTCTTGAGGCGGCCGAGGCCGCCCTCGACGACGGCGTCGATCCCGACGACCCGCGCGTCGAAGAGCTCGCCGTACAGCGATGCGCTCACCAGATGGCCCTGAATCAGGCCATCGAGGCAGCTGGTCTCGACGCGGCCGAGGAGAAGATCTTCGAGATCTACGACGCCGACCTGAAAGGGGAGGAGGGCACAGAGATGAGTGCCGCCGTAGCGATCACCAAGATGCCTTACGACTTCTCTCCTGCCCGGAGGCGCTGCGTGGAACTCGCCGGACGGCTCGTCGGCGAGGCCCTTGCCGACGCCCACCCCGCGGACAGCTGA